Proteins found in one Cardiocondyla obscurior isolate alpha-2009 linkage group LG03, Cobs3.1, whole genome shotgun sequence genomic segment:
- the LOC139101245 gene encoding nuclear cap-binding protein subunit 3 isoform X1: MDEFEEPSDVEMVPIEEIEKARAALTLDSQIPDDEPEKPVDTFTTGIDIFSKEEKLKMEERAKRFGLIEKPKESSNVEEDLYSSMGIVDDGENAKNIRLNVIHMRGTEEMSTKDVFKYFQDYAPTSIEWINDVSCNIVWFDKVTAARAMLGLSKRISGSVAKYSDRENDSENRKEDIVMANEELVDTDKNEKEENCINIKDINYPLPPGVWRKGVDYPKSKGIFLRFATRADKKQINAEKKSEYYKKYGNPNFGGKGLKGILTESRKRMYKQTKPTKHKSLIEDDTDEQNQTKNPWGSLSETWGLNDVVEDDFRPKNGARDQGRSIKERLGLKCTEKETPQAEESGEASSSSDSDENWCKRSKIPRMRMHADDEEEKVQKRRAKLRFQMILNNLNSSGDLRSKLRSKTKAQYREPIQVVVTNTNATNSKRDNSGAIRQQIAKEIELSDREEGEWQESEDEDGHEEEDKVEQRSRGLINVEEEQKEGEEEEEDDEEEEGEHKEDEEDSEEDSDVPAKEVQGPKGSVIKVVPPKPRIASTVWARLNHAKSEASDSYLKKRPSGSRDLRSTLKGDLRSRIGNHTRGRSPLRIEVKNDKYTRNSSDPTSDLI; this comes from the exons ATGGACGAATTCGAGGAGCCCTCGGACGTCGAGATGGTGCCTATCGAGGAAATAGAGAAAGCTAGGGCGGCTTTAACGCTGGACTCGCAG ATACCGGACGACGAACCCGAGAAGCCTGTAGACACGTTCACGACAGGCATAGACATCTTCAGCAAGGAGGAGAAACTGAAGATGGAAGAGCGAGCTAAACGTTTCGGTTTAATAGAAAAGCCCAAGGAATCGTCGAACGTGGAGGAGGATCTCTACAGCAG CATGGGTATTGTGGATGATGGCGAGAATGCAAAGAACATCAGACTGAATGTAATTCATATGAGAGGAACTGAGGAAATGAGCACCAAAGAtgtgtttaaatatttccagGATTATGCTCCAACATCAATCGAATGGATCAACGATGTGTCAT GCAATATAGTATGGTTTGACAAAGTAACAGCAGCCAGAGCTATGTTAGGATTGTCCAAGCGAATTTCTGGTAGTGTTGCAAAGTATTCAGATCGAGAGAACGATTCTGAGAACAGGAAGGAAGACATCGTTATGGCGAACGAAGAACTCGTCGATACTGATAAAaacgaaaaggaagaaaattgCATTAACATTAAAGATATCAATTATCCGTTACCTCCTGGTGTATGGAGGAAAGGTGTGGATTATCCAAAGTCAAAAGGAATATTCCTGAGATTCGCCACCCGGGCGGATAAAAAGCAGATTAATGCAGAAAAGAAGAgtgaatattacaaaaaatatggAAATCCTAACTTTGGAGGTAAAG GTCTCAAGGGAATTCTGACAGAGTCTCGCAAGCGTATGTACAAGCAGACGAAGCCAACTAAACACAAATCACTGATTGAAGACGATACAGACGAACAGAATCAGACGAAAAATCCATGGGGCTCACTTTCCGAAACGTGGGGTTTGAATGACGTTGTGGAGGACGATTTTCGTCCAAAAAACGGTGCTAGGGATCAAGGACGTAGTATAAAGGAACGATTAGGTCTTAAATGTACGGAAAAGGAAACGCCACAAGCGGAAGAATCCGGCGAAGCCAGCTCGAGTAGTGATAGTGACGAGAATTGGTGTAAACGAAGTAAAATTCCCCGCATGCGAATGCACGCCGatgacgaagaagaaaaagtacaAAAACGTCGGGCTAAACTTCGATTTCAA aTGATCCTCAACAATTTAAATAGCAGTGGTGACTTGCGATCAAAGCTGAGGTCGAAAACAAAGGCGCAGTATCGCGAGCCCATTCAAGTGGTGGTCACAAATACAAATGCAACGAATTCAAAGCGTGACAATTCCGGAGCGATTCGACAGCAAATTGCGAAGGAGATAGAATTATCGGATCGAGAAGAGGGAGAGTGGCAGGAATCGGAAGACGAGGACGGTCACGAAGAAGAGGATAAAGTGGAGCAGAGGTCACGCGGCTTGATAAACGTGGAGGAAGAGCAAAAGGAaggagaggaggaagaagaagacgacgaagaagaagagggcGAACACAAGGAGGATGAAGAAGATAGCGAGGAAGACAGCGATGTACCTGCTAAAGAAGTTCAGGGCCCTAAAGGGAGTGTGATAAAAGTTGTCCCACCTAAGCCACGCATTGCTTCTACCGTATGGGCGAGATTAAATCACGCAAAAAGCGAAGCTAGTGATAGCTATCTGAAAAAGAG gcCGTCGGGCAGCCGCGACTTGAGAAGTACCTTAAAGGGTGACCTACGATCGCGAATCGGAAATCATACCAGAGGACGTTCTCCGTTGCGAATAGAAGTGAAAAATGACAAATACACAAGGAACAGTAGTGACCCAACGAGCGATCTAATTTAA
- the LOC139101245 gene encoding nuclear cap-binding protein subunit 3 isoform X2, with the protein MDEFEEPSDVEMVPIEEIEKARAALTLDSQIPDDEPEKPVDTFTTGIDIFSKEEKLKMEERAKRFGLIEKPKESSNVEEDLYSSMGIVDDGENAKNIRLNVIHMRGTEEMSTKDVFKYFQDYAPTSIEWINDVSCNIVWFDKVTAARAMLGLSKRISGSVAKYSDRENDSENRKEDIVMANEELVDTDKNEKEENCINIKDINYPLPPGVWRKGVDYPKSKGIFLRFATRADKKQINAEKKSEYYKKYGNPNFGGLKGILTESRKRMYKQTKPTKHKSLIEDDTDEQNQTKNPWGSLSETWGLNDVVEDDFRPKNGARDQGRSIKERLGLKCTEKETPQAEESGEASSSSDSDENWCKRSKIPRMRMHADDEEEKVQKRRAKLRFQMILNNLNSSGDLRSKLRSKTKAQYREPIQVVVTNTNATNSKRDNSGAIRQQIAKEIELSDREEGEWQESEDEDGHEEEDKVEQRSRGLINVEEEQKEGEEEEEDDEEEEGEHKEDEEDSEEDSDVPAKEVQGPKGSVIKVVPPKPRIASTVWARLNHAKSEASDSYLKKRPSGSRDLRSTLKGDLRSRIGNHTRGRSPLRIEVKNDKYTRNSSDPTSDLI; encoded by the exons ATGGACGAATTCGAGGAGCCCTCGGACGTCGAGATGGTGCCTATCGAGGAAATAGAGAAAGCTAGGGCGGCTTTAACGCTGGACTCGCAG ATACCGGACGACGAACCCGAGAAGCCTGTAGACACGTTCACGACAGGCATAGACATCTTCAGCAAGGAGGAGAAACTGAAGATGGAAGAGCGAGCTAAACGTTTCGGTTTAATAGAAAAGCCCAAGGAATCGTCGAACGTGGAGGAGGATCTCTACAGCAG CATGGGTATTGTGGATGATGGCGAGAATGCAAAGAACATCAGACTGAATGTAATTCATATGAGAGGAACTGAGGAAATGAGCACCAAAGAtgtgtttaaatatttccagGATTATGCTCCAACATCAATCGAATGGATCAACGATGTGTCAT GCAATATAGTATGGTTTGACAAAGTAACAGCAGCCAGAGCTATGTTAGGATTGTCCAAGCGAATTTCTGGTAGTGTTGCAAAGTATTCAGATCGAGAGAACGATTCTGAGAACAGGAAGGAAGACATCGTTATGGCGAACGAAGAACTCGTCGATACTGATAAAaacgaaaaggaagaaaattgCATTAACATTAAAGATATCAATTATCCGTTACCTCCTGGTGTATGGAGGAAAGGTGTGGATTATCCAAAGTCAAAAGGAATATTCCTGAGATTCGCCACCCGGGCGGATAAAAAGCAGATTAATGCAGAAAAGAAGAgtgaatattacaaaaaatatggAAATCCTAACTTTGGAG GTCTCAAGGGAATTCTGACAGAGTCTCGCAAGCGTATGTACAAGCAGACGAAGCCAACTAAACACAAATCACTGATTGAAGACGATACAGACGAACAGAATCAGACGAAAAATCCATGGGGCTCACTTTCCGAAACGTGGGGTTTGAATGACGTTGTGGAGGACGATTTTCGTCCAAAAAACGGTGCTAGGGATCAAGGACGTAGTATAAAGGAACGATTAGGTCTTAAATGTACGGAAAAGGAAACGCCACAAGCGGAAGAATCCGGCGAAGCCAGCTCGAGTAGTGATAGTGACGAGAATTGGTGTAAACGAAGTAAAATTCCCCGCATGCGAATGCACGCCGatgacgaagaagaaaaagtacaAAAACGTCGGGCTAAACTTCGATTTCAA aTGATCCTCAACAATTTAAATAGCAGTGGTGACTTGCGATCAAAGCTGAGGTCGAAAACAAAGGCGCAGTATCGCGAGCCCATTCAAGTGGTGGTCACAAATACAAATGCAACGAATTCAAAGCGTGACAATTCCGGAGCGATTCGACAGCAAATTGCGAAGGAGATAGAATTATCGGATCGAGAAGAGGGAGAGTGGCAGGAATCGGAAGACGAGGACGGTCACGAAGAAGAGGATAAAGTGGAGCAGAGGTCACGCGGCTTGATAAACGTGGAGGAAGAGCAAAAGGAaggagaggaggaagaagaagacgacgaagaagaagagggcGAACACAAGGAGGATGAAGAAGATAGCGAGGAAGACAGCGATGTACCTGCTAAAGAAGTTCAGGGCCCTAAAGGGAGTGTGATAAAAGTTGTCCCACCTAAGCCACGCATTGCTTCTACCGTATGGGCGAGATTAAATCACGCAAAAAGCGAAGCTAGTGATAGCTATCTGAAAAAGAG gcCGTCGGGCAGCCGCGACTTGAGAAGTACCTTAAAGGGTGACCTACGATCGCGAATCGGAAATCATACCAGAGGACGTTCTCCGTTGCGAATAGAAGTGAAAAATGACAAATACACAAGGAACAGTAGTGACCCAACGAGCGATCTAATTTAA
- the LOC139101248 gene encoding probable rRNA-processing protein EBP2 homolog yields MSEISESDSEYSSSDEELQEAFQKGLLKSGLNVEVKNGKQLKNCVSLMKQKLNEMRLNLPWIERLDMISAPAPLAPELALQMQEQEVRRAKQLQGNKKLPQYKPTDDPVLNDFRRENLFHRQAQGAVLDGISRLKKLGIPTTRPEDYFAEMAKSDEHMQKVRENLMKKQTVAQRSEKVRQLRQQKKISKQMQVEATLKKHAEKRKLLEEVKKYRKGVRKDLDFLDDKKRPQGKPANHKMNSKAQTKMKMKAAKYGYGGKKRGSKWNTKSSSADISEYKRPQKPGESRKGKGGKGKQRLGKSRRTQMKAKRK; encoded by the exons ATGTCAGAAATATCAGAATCAGATTCAGAATACAGCTCGTCCGACGAGGAa CTGCAGGAGGCCTTTCAAAAGGGATTGCTGAAGTCAGGGCTCAATGTTGAGGTCAAAAATGGCAAGCAGCTTAAAAATTGCGTT AGTCTCATGAAGCAGAAATTGAACGAAATGAGGCTGAACTTGCCTTGGATTGAGAGATTGGACATGATAAGCGCACCTGCACCATTGGCACCAGAACTGGCACTTCAGATGCAGGAGCAAGAAGTAAGGAGGGCTAAGCAGTTgcagggaaataaaaaattacctcAGTACAAACCAACTGATGATCCTGTTCTGAATGATTTTCgtagagaaaatttatttcatcgtCAAGCTCAGGGTGCTGTTCTGGATGGTATCAGTAGGTTAAAAAAACTTGGCATACCGACAACCAGGCCAGAAGATTATTTTGCAGAAATGGCAAAGTCTGATGAGCATATGCAGAAAGTACGGGAGAATTTGATGAAAAAGCAGACAGTAGCACAAAGATCAGAAAAGGTGAGGCAACTGAGACAACAGAAAAAGATTTCCAAGCAAATGCAGGTCGAAGCGACATTAAAGAAACATGCTGAAAAGAGGAAATTGCTCGAGGAGGTTAAAAAGTATCGTAAAGGTGTGAGGAAGGACCTTGATTTCTTGGATGACAAGAAGAGACCTCAAGGTAAACCTGCAAATCACAAAATGAATTCAAAGGCTCAAACGAAGATGAAAATGAAAGCTGCCAAGTATGGTTATGGTGGTAAAAAGCGTGGAAGCAAATGGAACACAAAAAGCAGTTCAGCTGATATTTCTGAGTATAAACGACCACAAAAACCTGGAGAAAGCAGAAAAGGCAAGGGCGGAAAAGGGAAGCAAAGATTGGGCAAGAGTCGAAGAACTCAAatgaaagcaaaaagaaagtag